ataaaaatattaattattttttttcaaattttatcatataatattgtagaccctcattttggtatagtttttttttttttttgtggttattTTTGGAGCACTATTTTCATATCATCCCCGGGAGAGTTGGCAGCATCGTGGAGGAGTGGGAGGGACCAACTTCTTCAAGTGCTGAGAGCTGCATGCATGGACACATGGCCAAGGACACCACCACCTTGTCATGGTGGTGGTTAGGGATGGAGATATCTCTGAGCAAGAGAACAGAGGGGTGAGCAAAAAAATGGGTGAAAGTTGGACAGAAAAATGGGAACAGCTTGAGAGAGCgggggtttttcttttttttcaggAGGAAGACATTAAGGAAAAATGGAGGAGAAGAGTCCAGAAGAGAATAGCAGCACAAGTATTTTTTCTATAACCTacttgttctttctttttcatatgGTTTGAGTATTTTTCTATGTATACCGGTATTCTATTTTGATGGCTGAATGTGAGCATTGAAAGCTTTTGgtgtattttttattgaatatgagTTTGTCGGCATGCATTTTATGCTTGATTTTTAACCCATTTCCTTCATTCACCAAACCCGTCACCATACTCTCACCTTGAACTTCTTTCACACCTGCCCAACCTGCTACCTCGCTACCCATTTCCCACTCATGCACACGGGAATCATGCATCCCTTAACCTAATTCGTTCTTCATACCCACTAGTGGCATTACAATCAATGATGCCATTGAGTACTTCATTCAAAACTTAAAGCCTTTTTCGGGTCGGACACGTCAACGATGTGCGCAATGCTGTGATGAGTGTCAGTGACTCGGCGGCCAAGGCCGAGTTGATTCAAGTTGAGGTCTACGCCCGTAGGTCGCTTCAGCTATGGCGGACACTCCTCAACTAGTCGACTTTCTTCTCCCAGATCTTTCTTCAGATCCTCTGAGGCACGTCGTCCGTGACTCAAATCCTCTCTTACGTTGGCCCTCGCCACCATTCTCTTCACTACTCAATCTCCTCACTTGGGCCGCCATTGTTATGCGGTGTAGTTGCAGAGAGTGGAGAAAGATGAAGAGCATATCGTCTTATGAGATGATGGACATACTTGAAGGTGTGAAGATCAAAGTGAAGGCGAAGATCATTGAGGTGAAAGGCCCAAGAGGCAAACTCAACCGCAACTTCAAGCATTTGAACCTTGATTTCTAGCTCATCAAGGATGAAGCATGACAACACCGTAAGGGCAACAACGCCCGCCGCAGTAAGAGCATCGTCGATGAGGATCTGAATGACCTCAAGGCCTGCATCGAGCTAGGTTTCGGCTTCGACTCGCCGAATGTGGATTCGCTGGAAAGTGATGACTTTAAAGACTCGACTGCTAATGAGGATGATGAGAATGGCGGCGGTAGATTTGACGGTGGGAGATGTTAGACTATCCGAATCTTCAGCAGAAATTCCAGAAGCATCTGCACCCAGTCCTCACTCTATCCATTCTGTTACTGATTCAAAATGATCCAGCTGTTAGCATTATTTTCTCCTACAAATGTGTATTTGATAGTTTCCTTATCTTTGCTCATACTTGTGTTCCTTATTATACGCTTGTCAGTTCAATtgtacaaatataaatataatgaaaaactaCACAGCTTGAGTGCGAGAGCCAAGTCAAAGATATACTGTGTGTTCATCTTTCTGTTGAGTTGTTAAGgttttacatggtatcagagcttaaTTCTATAAGCTCGCGCTTTTCAAACGATCCTTTCTCTAGCTTCCGCATCATCCAAATGGCCAACACCAATGACACCTCCATCCCTGTATCTATCCTACCACCATCTACCACCATTATTTCTGTTAAGCTAGACGGCTCCCACAATTATTTGGCATGGAAAATGCAGTTCCTTAATCTCCTCCGAGGACATGACTTAATGGGCTTCATTGATGGCACTGAAGCTTGTCCTCCAAAACATATTGCCTCTGGTTCATTAAATCCTGCCTATGTTGTTTGGCAGAAGAAAGATGTTTGTCTCCTTGGATGGATCCTTGCATCTCTTTCAGAAAAACTTGTTTCTACTATATATGGATTAGAAACATCTAAGCAAGTCTGGACTGCCCTGTAGACTCGCTTTTCTTCTCAATCACGTTCTCGAATCTCTCATCTTAAACGTCAACTTCAAACATTGACTCAAGGTACCAAATCCTGTTCCGAGTATCTTGAAAGTGCCAAAACCCTTGCAGATCAATTGGCAGCAGGTGGCAAGCCTGTTGACGATCAAGACCTGATCTCCTTTCTTCTTGGTGGCTTGCAATCATCCTACACACCGTTTTTCACCTCTTTTAATTTTGCATCCCGTGAAACTGACTTCACATTCGAAGACTTTCAAGCTGAATTGCTGGGCTATGAAAATCTTCTCGATGTCAATCACTCTGTTCATAACACAGATGGTCCTCACTTTGCATTTGCTGCAAACAAATCCAAGGCACCTACTTATGTGCAAAAGAAAGGACCTCCACTCCCTCCTACTAAAATGCAGAACGCAGCTTCCTCTAATTATCGATCACAGCAGACCAGATCTACTCCTCCACAACTCCCCAACAATCGTCCAGTTTGTCAAATTTGTGGTAAATCTGGCCATACTGCTATTGATTGTTTTCATCGGTTTGATTATTCATATCAGGGTCGGTTTCCGCCTCAAGATCTTGCAGCAATGGTGGCTGAGACTAATGCCACATTTGATCATCAAGTATGGTACATGGATAGCGGTGCTAATGCCCATATTACATCAGATGCTTTTGGAATTTCTGCTGAAGATTCGGATAGTCTAACACTGGTATTGAGCTTGGATTTCACGAATCTGTCAATGACTACTCTCTGTTCACTCTACATACTGATCATGCCAGAATTTTTGTCTTaatctatgtcgatgatattttGGTGACAAGATCTGACACCTTCGCAATTACTAAACTCATTCGCCATCTGCAGAGTATTTTTCatgtcaaggatcttggttCTCTATCTTATTTTTTAGGTGTGGAGGTTGATAGGAGCTCTCAAGGACTGCACTTACGTCAAACCAAATACATTTGTGATCTCTTAGACCGGACTCATATGGCTGGTGCCAAGCCACTTGCGTTGCCTACGGTGGCAAGTACCAAACTGTCTAGTACTAATGGAGAACTCCTATCTGATCCTTCTACTTATCGCCACATCATTGGGGCCCTCCAATACTGCACAATCACCCGTCCTGATATTTCTTATGTTGTTAACCAGCTCTGTCAATATATGCACCAACCACGAACTCCACACTGGCAAGCTATGAAGCGCGTTCTTCGCTACTTAAAGGGCTCTGTCAACCATGGACTGTTCTACACACCATCTCCTCTCCAACTACATACCTACTGTGATTCGGATTGGGCAGGCAATCCAGATGACAGAAGATCTACTAGCGGCTATGGTGTTTTTCTAGGTCGAAACCTGGTTTCTTGGAGCTCCAAGAAACAACACGTGGTCTCTCGTTCGAGTACCGAAGCTGAGTACCGTTCAATGACACTCGCTACAGCTGAAGTATACTGGCTCTGAATGCTTTTCAAAGAATTGGCTATTGGTCTCATCCACATCCCAACTATATGGTGCGATAACATTGGGGCAATTGCACTCGCTTCCAATCCGGTGTTCCATGCAAGAACGAAGCACGTAGAGattgattatcattttattcGGGAGAAAGTATGCAACCATGATATTCAAGTCCAACATATCTCAACCGTGGATCAAATAGCGGATGTCTTCACCAAAGGCCAAACTGCAAAGCGTTTTCAATATCTCAAGGGCAAATTAATGGTTTGTCAAAACCCCATTAATTCGAGGGGGGGTGTTAGACTATCCGAATCTTCAGCAGAAATTCCAGAAGCATCTGCACCCAGTCCTCACTCTATCCATTCTGTTACTGATTCAAAATGATCCAGCTGTTAGCATTATTTTCTCCTACAAATGTGTATTTGATAGTTTCCTTATCTTTGCTCATACTTGTGTTCCTTATTATACGCTTGTCAGTTCAATtgtacaaatataaatataatgaaaaactaCACAGCTTGAGTGCGAGAGCCAAGTCAAAGATATACTGTGTGTTCATCTTTCTGTTGAGTTGTTAAGGTTTTACAGGAGATGGGTCTCGGTGTTATTGATTGTGTCCGCGGGAGCCttcattttgttttgatttcaaCTATACCGAACCGTTGTTTCCGACGACCCTGATGGAGATTTAGTGAGACATAGTGAGGTGGCGACATGTGGCAAGGACAGAGGTGGTCCATCACTGCGGCTGGAAGTGGAAACAGAGGATTTTCTTTGTGTTGTTTTGAAGTTTtcccttaatgagatggaggaagaCTCATAAACTATTTTAGATGGTGAAATAAGTGGAATAAGATTTGAGGTTGGCTACAAGACAAGAAATTTGTACTACATCAGTTAGTGACTGTCTCATTAGTCATGCTAGCCAACTCACAACTCCATTTTTCTAGGTTCGCCATTGGAATTTGGCAAATGTGAATCTTGTGGTAcaactcatttttattattattatttatttcttcattttgatatcaaagtttaattttccaaaattctcattttcaaaaactaattctcaaaactccaattctcaattaattttcaaaattctaatatctttcaaatttagtttttaaaactctaattttcaattaatttttcaaaactccgatttctttcaaaattaattttaaaacttcaattcctTAATTTAGTCTTCGAAACTCTAAtgttcaaaattctaatttctttcaaacgtaacttccaaaattctaattcttaaatttaattttaaaaactccaattttcaaataatttttgagacttcaattttcaaaactctagttttcctttaaataattttaattgcactccagttttcaaatattttttaattctaccacttttcatcCTTTATTAGGGTTTCAAGTCACTAAAAAtcccgttttttttttttaaattaacttgcTACTTTTCCTTTCAAGAAAgcatttttctcaatttttctttgattttaaaataaattttcgttttccttgatttattttttttaataagcaagaatattttttttttataattccaaaATGTTGGAATTTGTGatactaattcatgcaagataaattgggctttgatGTGGGCTCTACATatgagttttttcttttgattatcAACTGTTATATTTAATGAATAATTGTCTGACCTTTGttttgctctttgatatgcatgtgacaattttatacttgaactaaccttgtttccataATAATGCGCTATTACTTACTGCTAAGGTATGATTTCACTCCCACTTTGCTTATTCTTATGCATGACTCgtcttattatttgattttttcattgatatttattgattttctagttaattgtcatgtctacctcaccttatttagtataGACCCGTTTTTAgtgacttaaaggggtgctacggctcaccaccATGCCTTTCCAATAAGTAATTTGACCCCAGACCTAGACTTGGTTTTTCACAAACTTGTTTTTCCTTCAGAAGTCACacttatggttttttttttcttattttatttttcccttaaaaaataagtggcgactccaagtctttctaaaaaaaaaaaaaaaaaaaaaaatcaaattttcaccaaataaataaaagagcgAGTTTTGCCATCGAGTTGGAACTCATCGAACAAAATACGAGGTCCACAAATATCTTTACATTcacatttattttcatttaattttataataattaaataatgataattataaaaatattatgaattaataaatataataattttaaaataataaatatataaagacataaaaataaaattagaatattataattttctttttattttaaagatatattcatacttaaatattatatatatatatttcattcaataaaatttaaaatattaatatatttacatttatctttatcattttatttgaaatatataaaaatgaaatattattaaaattttcaattatatatttttaatttcttataattatttttaattttatataa
Above is a window of Vitis vinifera cultivar Pinot Noir 40024 chromosome 11, ASM3070453v1 DNA encoding:
- the LOC109123376 gene encoding uncharacterized mitochondrial protein AtMg00810-like, whose product is MAGAKPLALPTVASTKLSSTNGELLSDPSTYRHIIGALQYCTITRPDISYVVNQLCQYMHQPRTPHWQAMKRVLRYLKGSVNHGLFYTPSPLQLHTYCDSDWAGNPDDRRSTSGYGVFLGRNLVSWSSKKQHVVSRSSTEAEYRSMTLATAEVYWL